From the Lathyrus oleraceus cultivar Zhongwan6 chromosome 4, CAAS_Psat_ZW6_1.0, whole genome shotgun sequence genome, one window contains:
- the LOC127075253 gene encoding acidic endochitinase-like, with translation MALKSTISFTFLSIVLLALANGSTAGKIAIYWGQNGNEGTLAEACATGNYEYVIIAFLPTFGDGQTPMINLAGHCDPYSNECIGLTSDIKSCQAKGIKVLLSIGGGAGSYSIASTQDASTVATYLWNNFLGGKSSSRPLGPAVLDGIDFDIEGGSNQHWGDLARYLKGYNKKVYITAAPQCPFPDAWIGNALTTGLFDYVWVQFYNNPPCQYNPGEISNFEDAWKQWISGIPANKIFLGLPASPTAAGSGFIPATDLTSTVLPAIKGSAKYGGVMLWSRYDDVQSGYSSSIKSHV, from the coding sequence ATGGCATTGAAATCAACAATCTCATTCACATTCTTATCCATAGTCTTGCTAGCACTAGCAAATGGTTCTACTGCTGGCAAAATTGCAATCTACTGGGGCCAGAACGGAAACGAGGGCACGTTAGCCGAAGCTTGCGCCACAGGTAACTATGAATATGTGATCATAGCCTTCTTACCGACCTTTGGCGATGGCCAAACTCCCATGATCAATCTAGCTGGTCATTGCGATCCATACAGTAACGAATGCATCGGCTTAACCTCAGACATCAAATCATGTCAAGCCAAAGGCATCAAAGTATTGCTATCAATAGGAGGAGGTGCTGGAAGTTACTCAATTGCTTCAACACAAGATGCAAGTACTGTTGCAACTTATCTTTGGAATAACTTCTTAGGTGGGAAATCTTCGTCTCGCCCTCTAGGTCCCGCTGTTCTTGATGGAATTGACTTTGATATCGAAGGAGGATCAAACCAACATTGGGGTGATCTTGCCAGGTACCTTAAAGGGTATAACAAGAAGGTTTACATAACTGCAGCTCCTCAGTGCCCATTTCCTGATGCTTGGATTGGAAATGCACTTACAACAGGCCTTTTCGATTATGTTTGGGTACAATTTTACAATAATCCTCCTTGTCAATACAATCCTGGCGAAATTAGCAACTTTGAAGATGCATGGAAGCAATGGATATCAGGTATCCCTGCAAACAAGATATTCTTAGGGCTACCTGCTTCTCCAACCGCTGCGGGAAGTGGCTTTATTCCTGCAACTGATCTTACTTCTACGGTGCTTCCAGCGATTAAGGGTTCTGCTAAATATGGCGGTGTTATGTTGTGGTCTAGGTATGATGATGTTCAGAGTGGTTATAGCTCCTCCATCAAGAGCCATGTGTGA